One Globicephala melas chromosome 6, mGloMel1.2, whole genome shotgun sequence genomic window carries:
- the GRIN1 gene encoding glutamate receptor ionotropic, NMDA 1 isoform X1, with product MSTMRLLTLALLFSCSFARAACDPKIVNIGAVLSTRKHEQMFREAVNQANKRHGSWKIQLNATSVTHKPNAIQMALSVCEDLISSQVYAILVSHPPTPNDHFTPTPVSYTAGFYRIPVLGLTTRMSIYSDKSIHLSFLRTVPPYSHQSSVWFEMMRVYSWNHIILLVSDDHEGRAAQKRLETLLEERESKSKKRNYENLDQLSYDNKRGPKAEKVLQFDPGTKNVTALLMEARELEARVIVLSASEDDAATVYRAAAMLNMTGSGYVWLVGEREISGNALRYAPDGIIGLQLINGKNESAHISDAVGVVAQAVHELLEKENITDPPRGCVGNTNIWKTGPLFKRVLMSSKYADGVTGRVEFNEDGDRKFANYSIMNLQNRKLVQVGIYNGTHVIPNDRKIIWPGGETEKPRGYQMSTRLKIVTIHQEPFVYVKPTLSDGTCKEEFTVNGDPVKKVICTGPNDTSPGSPRHTVPQCCYGFCIDLLIKLARTMNFTYEVHLVADGKFGTQERVNNSNKKEWNGMMGELLSGQADMIVAPLTINNERAQYIEFSKPFKYQGLTILVKKEIPRSTLDSFMQPFQSTLWLLVGLSVHVVAVMLYLLDRFSPFGRFKVNSEEEEEDALTLSSAMWFSWGVLLNSGIGEGAPRSFSARILGMVWAGFAMIIVASYTANLAAFLVLDRPEERITGINDPRLRNPSDKFIYATVKQSSVDIYFRRQVELSTMYRHMEKHNYESAAEAIQAVRDNKLHAFIWDSAVLEFEASQKCDLVTTGELFFRSGFGIGMRKDSPWKQNVSLSILKSHENGFMEDLDKTWVRYQECDSRSNAPATLTFENMAGVFMLVAGGIVAGIFLIFIEIAYKRHKDARRKQMQLAFAAVNVWRKNLQDRKSGRAEPDPKKKATFRAITSTLASSFKRRRSSKDTSTGGGRGALQNQKDTVLPRRAIEREEGQLQMCARHRES from the exons ATGAGCACCATGCGCCTGCTGACACTCGCCCTGCTTTTCTCCTGCTCCTTCGCCCGTGCCGCCTGCGACCCCAAGATCGTCAACATCGGCGCGGTACTGAGCACGCGGAAGCACGAGCAGATGTTCCGCGAGGCTGTGAACCAGGCCAACAAGCGGCACGGCTCCTGGAAGATCCAGCTCAACGCCACCTCTGTCACCCACAAGCCCAACGCCATCCAGATGGCCTTGTCGGTGTGCGAAGACCTCATCTCCAGCCAG GTCTACGCCATCCTAGTTAGCCACCCACCTACCCCCAACGACCACTTCACTCCCACCCCCGTCTCCTACACAGCTGGCTTCTACCGCATCCCCGTCCTGGGGCTGACCACCCGCATGTCCATCTACTCAGACAAG AGCATCCACCTTAGCTTCCTGCGCACCGTGCCGCCCTACTCCCACCAGTCGAGCGTCTGGTTCGAGATGATGCGCGTCTACAGCTGGAACCACATCATCCTCCTGGTCAGCGACGACCACGAGGGCCGGGCGGCGCAGAAGCGCCTGGAGACCCTGCTGGAGGAGCGCGAGTCCAAG AGTAAAAAAAGGAACTATGAAAACCTCGACCAACTGTCCTATGACAACAAGCGCGGACCCAAG GCTGAGAAGGTGCTGCAGTTCGACCCGGGGACCAAGAACGTGACGGCCCTGCTGATGGAGGCGCGGGAGCTGGAGGCTCGGGTCATCGTCCTCTCCGCCAG CGAGGACGACGCTGCCACCGTGTACCGCGCAGCCGCGATGCTGAACATGACCGGCTCGGGGTACGTGTGGCTGGTGGGGGAGCGCGAGATCTCGGGGAACGCCCTGCGCTACGCCCCGGACG GCATCATCGGGCTGCAGCTCATCAACGGCAAGAACGAGTCGGCCCATATCAGCGATGCCGTGGGGGTGGTGGCCCAGGCCGTGCACGAGCTTCTCGAGAAGGAGAACATCACCGATCCGCCGCGGGGCTGCGTGGGCAACACCAACATCTGGAAGACCGGGCCGCTCTTCAAGAG AGTGCTCATGTCTTCCAAGTACGCAGACGGCGTGACCGGCCGCGTGGAATTCAACGAGGATGGGGACCGGAAGTTTGCCAACTACAGCATCATGAACCTGCAGAACCGCAAGCTGGTACAAGTGGGCATCTACAACGGCACCCAT GTTATTCCCAACGACAGGAAAATCATCTGGCCAGGCGGAGAGACAGAGAAGCCCCGAGGTTACCAGATGTCCACCAGGCTGAAG atCGTGACGATCCACCAGGAGCCCTTCGTGTATGTCAAGCCCACGCTGAGCGACGGCACGTGCAAGGAGGAGTTCACCGTGAACGGGGATCCGGTGAAGAAGGTGATCTGCACCGGGCCCAACGACACGTCGCCGGGCAGCC CACGCCACACCGTGCCTCAGTGCTGCTACGGCTTCTGCATCGACCTACTCATCAAACTGGCGCGGACCATGAACTTCACTTATGAGGTGCACCTAGTGGCGGACGGCAAGTTCGGCACGCAGGAGCGG GTGAACAACAGCAATAAGAAGGAGTGGAACGGGATGATGGGCGAGCTGCTCAGCGGGCAGGCAGACATGATCGTGGCGCCGCTGACCATCAACAACGAGCGCGCACAGTACATCGAGTTCTCCAAGCCCTTCAAGTACCAGGGCCTGACCATTCTGGTCAAGAAG GAGATCCCCCGGAGCACGCTGGACTCGTTCATGCAGCCCTTCCAGAGTACGCTCTGGCTGCTGGTGGGGCTGTCAGTGCATGTGGTGGCCGTGATGCTGTACCTGCTGGACCGCTTCAG CCCCTTTGGCCGGTTCAAAGTGAAcagcgaggaggaggaggaggatgcacTGACCCTGTCCTCGGCCATGTGGTTCTCCTGGGGCGTCCTGCTCAACTCGGGCATCGGGGAAG GCGCCCCCAGAAGCTTCTCGGCGCGCATCCTGGGCATGGTGTGGGCCGGCTTCGCCATGATCATCGTGGCCTCCTACACTGCCAACCTGGCGGCCTTCCTGGTGCTGGACCGGCCCGAGGAGCGCATCACCGGCATCAACGATCCCCGG CTGAGGAATCCTTCGGACAAGTTCATCTACGCGACGGTGAAGCAGAGCTCCGTGGACATCTACTTCCGGCGGCAGGTGGAGCTGAGCACCATGTACCGGCACATGGAGAAGCACAACTACGAGAGCGCGGCCGAGGCCATCCAGGCCGTGCGGGACAa cAAGCTGCATGCCTTCATCTGGGACTCGGCGGTGCTGGAGTTCGAGGCCTCGCAGAAGTGCGACCTGGTGACCACCGGCGAGCTGTTCTTCCGCTCAGGCTTTGGCATCGGCATGCGCAAAGACAGTCCTTGGAAGCAGAACGTCTCCCTGTCCATCCTCAA GTCCCACGAGAACGGCTTCATGGAAGACCTGGACAAGACGTGGGTGCGGTACCAGGAGTGTGATTCGCGTAGCAACGCCCCTGCTACCCTCACGTTCGAGAACATGGCAG GGGTCTTCATGCTGGTGGCCGGGGGCATCGTGGCCGGGATCTTCCTGATCTTCATCGAGATCGCCTACAAGCGGCACAAGGATGCTCGCCGGAAGCAGATGCAGCTGGCCTTTGCAGCAGTGAACGTGTGGAGAAAGAACCTGCAG GATAGAAAGAGTGGTAGAGCAGAGCCTGACCCTAAAAAGAAAGCCACATTTAGGGCTATCACCTCCACCCTGGCTTCCAGCTTCAAGAGACGTAGGTCCTCCAAAGACACG AGCACCGGGGGTGGACGCGGCGCTTTgcaaaaccaaaaagacacagtGCTGCCGCGACGCGCTATTGAGAGGGAGGAGGGCCAGCTGCAGATGTGTGCCCGTCATAGGGAGAGCTGA